The following proteins are co-located in the Piscirickettsia litoralis genome:
- a CDS encoding MFS transporter: MTLKQKYLTLCFLSALITGGFSAAIGLVSPQISKYYNVSISNIVYIDVLNIVGLLVGNFFSGRLIEKIDTHKTLCFAIILGIIAESLLASGLPLSFYTACSMLNGISIGFLVPSVTQMVSDLYKSELEKDSKLSLLNFFFSLGSVFVPIVGGYITHYLSWRGVFAMLAGLYIILLIFALTFNFPAINSTSRSDKSKINNNQSVFNWSLLLVGIALICYVYIEYVVSYWFSPYLQMDKHMTVIETGKLLGIFGASIAAVRLIAGLYLLKND; this comes from the coding sequence TTGACGCTTAAACAAAAATATTTAACCTTATGCTTTCTTTCTGCTTTAATAACTGGAGGGTTTTCTGCTGCAATTGGTCTTGTTTCTCCTCAAATATCAAAATACTATAATGTGAGCATTTCTAATATTGTTTACATCGATGTTTTAAATATTGTGGGGCTTTTGGTTGGGAATTTTTTTAGTGGCCGCCTTATTGAAAAAATTGATACACATAAAACGCTATGTTTTGCAATCATACTCGGTATTATTGCAGAGAGCTTGTTGGCATCAGGGCTGCCTTTATCGTTTTATACCGCTTGCTCTATGCTTAATGGAATTTCCATAGGCTTTTTAGTGCCATCGGTTACTCAAATGGTTTCTGACTTGTATAAATCAGAACTTGAAAAAGACTCAAAATTAAGCTTGCTTAACTTCTTTTTTAGCTTAGGGTCAGTATTTGTACCAATTGTTGGTGGCTATATTACTCATTATTTATCATGGCGTGGTGTGTTTGCCATGTTAGCCGGCTTATATATTATTTTATTAATTTTCGCTTTAACATTTAATTTCCCAGCGATTAACAGCACGTCAAGATCTGATAAATCGAAAATTAACAATAATCAGTCGGTATTTAACTGGTCATTGCTATTAGTCGGAATTGCTTTGATTTGCTATGTTTATATCGAATATGTTGTGAGTTATTGGTTCTCACCTTATCTGCAAATGGATAAGCATATGACTGTCATTGAAACAGGTAAGTTACTGGGGATATTCGGAGCATCAATTGCTGCTGTTAGGCTGATTGCTGGGCTTTATTTGTTAAAAAATGATTAG
- a CDS encoding GH32 C-terminal domain-containing protein, translated as MKISSGSHVILNIRWIGSRIILNNNKKTCMSEQVCDLHRKRKINARLFFDTSSVEVFVDDGTVCGSLRLEPPEKREITIRITTKLSQSFSGKLWELNSIWSNKVDA; from the coding sequence ATGAAAATTAGTTCTGGCTCCCATGTGATTTTGAATATTAGGTGGATTGGCTCAAGAATTATTTTAAACAATAATAAAAAAACATGCATGAGTGAACAAGTCTGTGATTTGCACAGAAAAAGGAAAATCAATGCTAGGCTCTTTTTCGATACTAGCAGTGTTGAGGTATTTGTTGATGATGGAACCGTTTGTGGGTCACTTAGGTTAGAGCCTCCTGAAAAAAGAGAAATCACCATTCGTATTACAACGAAACTTTCTCAGTCATTTAGTGGAAAGTTATGGGAGTTAAATTCAATTTGGAGTAACAAAGTTGACGCTTAA
- a CDS encoding LysR family transcriptional regulator, with the protein MSHHNLNLLRTLQTLLDECHVTRTAERLNLTQSAISRQLSQLRDIFDDPLLVREGNNLLLTPRALSLKNKITGLLNQCDSLFEPVTFNPATWQGNVTLSSSDYVAQHILPDIISLLSDQAPNLNITYRLWSPEYLTQLGHLDIQLASTMITHIPDDLCKAKIGADRPVCVMRANHPLAKKQKLTINDFIDYHHISISGGGDKDSFVEEQLTKINRQRTIRHTVPFFGSALNTLCQTDMLLVIPEHIAINMKLLYDIHYTKLPIPTPRYQYWLIWHPKYNNEPSHQWLRNKALALTKNSMYSMASDSHEF; encoded by the coding sequence ATGTCCCATCATAATTTAAATTTATTACGAACACTCCAAACACTCTTAGATGAGTGCCATGTCACTCGAACAGCAGAACGGCTAAACCTCACACAATCCGCTATCAGCCGACAACTCAGTCAACTACGAGATATTTTTGACGACCCTCTTCTGGTTCGTGAAGGAAACAATCTATTGCTCACACCAAGAGCACTATCGCTAAAAAATAAAATTACTGGCTTATTAAACCAGTGTGATAGCCTATTTGAGCCAGTCACTTTTAATCCAGCAACCTGGCAAGGTAACGTGACGCTCTCATCATCTGATTATGTTGCTCAACATATCTTACCCGATATTATCAGCTTATTATCTGATCAAGCACCCAATCTTAATATTACCTATCGACTATGGTCACCTGAGTATCTAACGCAATTGGGGCATTTAGATATTCAACTCGCTTCAACCATGATCACACACATTCCAGATGATTTATGCAAAGCTAAAATCGGTGCTGATCGGCCCGTCTGTGTAATGCGTGCTAATCACCCTTTGGCAAAAAAACAAAAACTAACAATCAATGACTTTATTGACTATCATCATATTTCTATTAGCGGCGGCGGTGATAAAGACAGTTTCGTTGAAGAGCAACTTACTAAAATCAATCGGCAACGCACAATTCGTCATACAGTTCCCTTCTTTGGCTCAGCCTTAAATACACTATGCCAAACAGATATGCTTCTTGTTATCCCAGAGCATATTGCTATCAATATGAAGCTGTTATACGACATTCACTATACTAAACTTCCTATTCCAACTCCACGCTATCAGTATTGGTTGATATGGCACCCTAAATACAATAACGAGCCTTCTCATCAATGGCTACGAAATAAAGCCCTAGCACTCACTAAAAACTCTATGTATTCAATGGCCTCAGATAGTCATGAATTTTAA
- a CDS encoding LysE family translocator gives MMTLGIWLSLLAVCLLGAMSPGPSLAVVVRHSLANGRWHGIVTSWSHAIGVGFYAMLTLFGLAVLLKTSPVLFSLISYAGAGYLIYLGVNALRSKGGIQSKLVAGQPAPLHKTARDGLMISLLNPKLALFFLALFSQFVSLGHELSSQLIIIATPTLVDGLWYTLIAFILSNPKVLKTLGNKALLIDRLSGIVLILLAGVFIISTISHSLN, from the coding sequence ATGATGACATTAGGTATTTGGCTCTCTCTACTTGCAGTCTGTTTGCTCGGAGCGATGTCTCCAGGCCCAAGTTTAGCTGTGGTTGTCAGACATAGCTTAGCGAATGGTCGTTGGCACGGCATAGTAACATCCTGGTCTCATGCAATCGGCGTTGGTTTCTATGCTATGTTAACCTTATTTGGCTTAGCCGTCTTGCTCAAAACATCTCCCGTATTGTTTAGTTTAATCAGCTACGCGGGTGCTGGGTATTTAATCTATTTAGGCGTTAATGCACTGCGCTCAAAAGGTGGGATTCAATCCAAACTCGTTGCAGGACAGCCCGCTCCTCTGCACAAAACAGCCCGAGATGGTTTAATGATTTCACTATTAAACCCAAAACTTGCCCTATTTTTTCTTGCGCTATTTAGCCAATTTGTATCTCTCGGTCATGAGTTATCCAGCCAGCTTATTATCATTGCAACACCCACGCTTGTGGATGGACTCTGGTATACATTAATCGCTTTTATCCTGTCAAACCCAAAAGTTTTAAAAACACTAGGAAATAAAGCCTTATTAATTGATCGCCTATCAGGTATAGTACTCATTCTTTTGGCCGGTGTTTTTATCATCTCAACCATTAGTCACTCACTAAATTAG
- a CDS encoding AMP-binding protein: MDKPWLSEYPPGALTEIDPSQYASLVQMYEEACQKYSDCPAFSCHFSALSYSKMHQLSTQFAAFLQQELKLVPGDRFAIQLPNLLQYPVVLFGALQAGLTAVNLNPLYTARELEEILQDAEPKALIVLENFACNVEKAKQGTTVEHVIVTSVGELYPFVKKHLVNFVVRHVKRVVPSWSINNVIWLSDALNRGSNYTLSPVAEDANRLAFLQYTGGTTGRPKGVMLSHRNMIANLLQAQTWITQDLREGQEVMITALPLYHIFALLANLFLFTMIGGLNVLIPNPRDLKDFLNILSKTSFTGIAGVNTLYDALLHHKSFQELDFSNLRVAIAGGMSLQQKVAEQWQQVTGLPIVEGYGLSETSPLVTLNPLKQSGFTGSIGLPVASTEVKICNEEGEALAVREIGEICVRGPQVMQGYWRNEKATRATLDAEGWLKTGDIAYFDERGYFYIVDRLKDIIVVSGFNVYPAEVENIIMELGPVREVAAIGVSSERSGEQIKVYIVLNEGQSLSEAEVKEHCTKQLTAYKQPKIIEFIEELPKTVVGKVLRRALRD; encoded by the coding sequence ATGGATAAGCCTTGGTTGTCGGAATACCCTCCTGGCGCTCTGACAGAAATTGACCCTAGCCAGTATGCTTCATTGGTGCAAATGTATGAAGAGGCTTGCCAAAAATACAGTGATTGTCCTGCGTTTAGCTGCCATTTTTCAGCGTTGTCTTACAGCAAAATGCATCAATTGAGTACCCAATTTGCCGCTTTCTTGCAGCAAGAGCTTAAACTAGTGCCAGGAGATCGCTTTGCCATTCAATTGCCGAATCTTTTGCAATACCCTGTTGTGCTCTTTGGTGCTTTGCAAGCAGGCCTTACGGCGGTTAATTTGAACCCGTTGTACACAGCAAGAGAGCTTGAAGAAATTTTACAAGATGCAGAGCCAAAGGCCTTAATTGTTCTTGAAAACTTTGCCTGTAATGTTGAAAAGGCTAAACAGGGAACAACTGTTGAGCATGTGATCGTTACGTCTGTCGGTGAGCTTTATCCATTTGTTAAAAAGCATTTGGTTAATTTTGTTGTCCGTCATGTTAAACGTGTAGTGCCTAGTTGGTCTATTAATAATGTGATTTGGTTGAGTGATGCCTTAAATCGTGGTAGCAATTATACACTTTCTCCTGTTGCAGAGGATGCTAATCGTTTAGCGTTCTTGCAATATACAGGTGGGACGACGGGACGACCGAAGGGAGTGATGCTTTCTCATCGCAATATGATTGCGAACTTACTACAAGCACAAACATGGATTACACAAGATTTACGAGAGGGGCAGGAGGTTATGATTACCGCTCTGCCGCTTTACCATATTTTCGCGTTACTGGCGAACTTGTTTTTATTTACTATGATCGGTGGATTAAATGTACTTATTCCTAATCCGCGTGACTTAAAAGATTTTTTAAATATTTTATCTAAAACATCATTTACAGGTATCGCAGGAGTGAATACGCTTTATGATGCTTTGTTGCACCATAAAAGTTTTCAAGAACTCGATTTTTCAAATTTGCGTGTCGCAATTGCAGGTGGAATGTCTTTGCAGCAAAAGGTGGCAGAGCAGTGGCAGCAAGTAACTGGACTTCCTATTGTCGAGGGCTATGGTTTGAGTGAAACATCTCCGCTGGTGACGTTAAACCCATTAAAGCAAAGTGGTTTTACTGGAAGTATTGGCTTACCTGTGGCATCGACAGAGGTAAAAATATGCAATGAAGAAGGGGAGGCATTAGCGGTTCGGGAAATTGGTGAAATTTGTGTGCGTGGTCCACAAGTGATGCAAGGATATTGGCGAAATGAAAAGGCGACGCGGGCAACATTAGATGCTGAAGGTTGGCTTAAAACCGGTGATATTGCTTACTTTGATGAAAGGGGCTATTTCTATATTGTTGATCGGTTAAAAGATATTATTGTGGTTTCTGGGTTTAATGTTTATCCCGCTGAAGTTGAGAATATTATTATGGAATTAGGCCCTGTGCGTGAAGTAGCGGCCATCGGTGTGAGTTCGGAGCGGTCTGGTGAGCAAATTAAAGTCTATATTGTACTTAATGAAGGACAGTCGTTGTCTGAAGCTGAAGTCAAAGAGCATTGCACTAAACAGTTAACCGCTTATAAGCAGCCGAAGATCATTGAGTTTATTGAAGAGTTACCCAAAACGGTCGTTGGCAAAGTCTTAAGAAGAGCGTTACGAGACTAG
- a CDS encoding magnesium transporter CorA family protein, producing the protein MNIFHIDQHSVHRLDSLPQEVPSSGYLWLDFTRGEQHNLFETVKQLCQVDIHERHLEDQVTVNHPSSFDSMYDYDFLVFRSVKSIHMPQLQTDSCAFFLIDDFLISVHNPEDEAIPAVVKRLSMTHRRIPQYPEALLEMIIDTKIDQFLGVRTLMGESLARWQNKLLTHNKPFKNWDEIMEFKGDIQTIRTLCEEQEDVLRNWRYSIRTDVALDRQVVEHLTINLSDISEHIRRVLRHAQKLESDLEALLQLHFSIISNQTNEVMRVLALMSSIFLPTTLVTGIFGMNFIKMPGLSNPHGYDFTIVGMIGIAISLIIFFQTQKVAVSIF; encoded by the coding sequence TTGAATATCTTCCATATCGATCAGCATAGCGTACACCGCCTAGATTCTCTACCTCAAGAAGTCCCCTCTTCAGGTTACCTTTGGCTCGATTTTACTCGTGGTGAACAACACAATCTTTTTGAAACCGTAAAGCAGCTATGCCAAGTTGATATTCATGAGCGCCATTTAGAAGACCAGGTCACTGTCAATCACCCTTCTTCCTTTGATAGCATGTATGACTATGACTTTCTGGTTTTTCGCTCTGTGAAGTCTATTCATATGCCACAACTACAAACCGACTCTTGCGCCTTCTTTTTGATTGATGACTTTTTGATTAGTGTTCATAACCCCGAAGACGAAGCCATTCCTGCTGTTGTCAAGCGCTTGAGCATGACACATCGCCGGATCCCACAATATCCAGAAGCCTTACTTGAGATGATTATTGACACTAAAATCGATCAGTTCTTAGGGGTTCGTACACTCATGGGGGAAAGCCTCGCACGCTGGCAAAACAAATTACTGACTCATAATAAGCCCTTTAAAAACTGGGACGAAATTATGGAGTTTAAAGGCGATATCCAAACCATTCGAACGCTGTGTGAAGAACAAGAGGATGTTTTACGCAATTGGCGCTATAGCATACGCACCGACGTTGCTTTAGACCGCCAAGTCGTCGAACATTTAACGATTAACCTCAGCGATATTTCAGAACATATTCGCCGCGTCTTACGCCATGCCCAAAAACTCGAGAGCGACCTTGAAGCCTTATTGCAATTGCACTTTTCAATTATCAGCAATCAAACCAATGAAGTCATGCGTGTTCTTGCCCTTATGTCATCAATTTTCTTACCAACGACTCTTGTTACCGGGATTTTTGGTATGAACTTTATTAAAATGCCAGGGCTGTCTAACCCACATGGTTATGATTTTACCATCGTTGGCATGATTGGCATTGCCATCTCATTGATTATCTTTTTTCAAACTCAAAAAGTGGCTGTAAGTATATTTTAG
- a CDS encoding substrate-binding periplasmic protein — translation MSPHGHEQKKLAQQGLYDGIFTIWYTPEREKHFIYSKGFIPNILGFYSLENSKIENGRLKSLEGYNVGVVRSYANPKALMVSPVNIFIGNSDEENTRLLINRRLDAILIDKYVGQSLFYKNAEKGQKLRWLTPAVAKKNQYFAVSRSIKNAREIIDAFNQGLETLRKSGEYDKLVDKLARPQ, via the coding sequence ATTTCACCACATGGGCACGAGCAAAAAAAGTTAGCTCAACAAGGTCTATATGATGGTATTTTCACTATTTGGTATACTCCAGAGCGTGAAAAACACTTTATTTACTCGAAGGGCTTTATTCCAAATATTTTAGGTTTTTATAGCTTGGAAAATTCAAAAATTGAAAATGGCCGATTAAAGAGCTTAGAAGGGTATAACGTCGGTGTTGTGCGCAGTTACGCTAACCCAAAAGCGCTTATGGTTTCTCCTGTCAATATTTTTATTGGTAATAGTGATGAAGAAAATACCCGCTTATTAATTAATAGACGTTTGGATGCGATTTTAATAGACAAATATGTTGGTCAATCTCTTTTTTATAAAAATGCAGAAAAAGGGCAGAAACTGCGTTGGTTAACTCCAGCGGTGGCTAAAAAAAATCAATATTTTGCCGTTTCTCGATCAATTAAAAATGCTAGAGAAATTATTGATGCTTTTAATCAGGGTCTAGAAACTTTACGTAAGTCAGGTGAGTATGACAAACTTGTTGATAAGCTTGCTAGACCTCAATAA
- a CDS encoding CheR family methyltransferase has translation MTKKCIRIWSAACSTGEEAYSIGMSVLDYFYMKYNFDAKITASDIDHKVLSHAQKGVYLLDKASDIYEEYLRRWWLKGTDLHMYHMRAKRELKEIIHFKKLNLLGSCMFEEKFDVIFCRNVLFYFKEKDQKKAQAMLARNLKVGGYLIFGHAEKFYPMEGLVNVSTGVYNKVS, from the coding sequence ATGACAAAAAAATGCATTCGTATTTGGTCTGCCGCTTGTTCCACCGGTGAAGAGGCTTATTCGATTGGAATGTCAGTGCTTGACTATTTTTATATGAAATACAACTTTGATGCAAAAATAACCGCATCAGATATTGATCATAAAGTGCTGAGCCATGCTCAAAAAGGGGTTTATTTGCTAGATAAAGCGAGTGACATCTATGAAGAGTACTTGAGGCGGTGGTGGTTGAAGGGGACTGATCTTCATATGTACCATATGCGAGCTAAGCGTGAGTTAAAAGAAATTATTCATTTTAAAAAATTAAATTTACTTGGTTCTTGCATGTTTGAAGAAAAATTTGATGTTATTTTTTGTAGAAATGTTTTGTTTTACTTTAAAGAAAAAGACCAAAAAAAGGCGCAAGCCATGCTTGCACGGAATTTAAAAGTGGGAGGATATTTGATTTTTGGTCATGCTGAAAAATTTTACCCTATGGAAGGTTTAGTCAATGTTTCTACTGGGGTCTATAACAAAGTTTCTTAA
- a CDS encoding protein-glutamate O-methyltransferase CheR, producing MELKKLALTINDFDFIRELMYEESGIYIQDDRMDFVYQRLIDLVQAERCTSFSDYCQLLQDKPPEQVHDLVCALTTNLTHFFRESHHFDFLRKNNIT from the coding sequence ATGGAATTAAAGAAATTAGCACTAACTATAAATGATTTTGACTTCATACGTGAGCTGATGTATGAAGAGTCAGGCATTTATATTCAAGATGACCGTATGGATTTTGTTTACCAGCGGCTAATAGACTTAGTGCAGGCCGAACGCTGTACCTCTTTTTCTGATTACTGTCAATTACTGCAAGATAAGCCTCCTGAACAGGTGCATGATTTAGTCTGTGCGCTGACAACAAATTTAACTCACTTTTTTAGAGAGTCACATCATTTTGATTTTTTACGAAAAAACAATATTACCTAG
- a CDS encoding protein-glutamate methylesterase/protein-glutamine glutaminase produces the protein MIKVLIVDDSKLIQEVLTSLLSMDKEIEIVDVAEDPFDAREKIKRHNPDVITLDVEMPKMDGLTFLENLMRLRPMPVVMISTLTQKGADTTLKALELGAVDFIPKPQVENIEKLMEMSSVVINKVKVAAKSKVIHHDEYHQVAKVKSYQRQARRLEDKVIAFGSSTGGVTVVNDILLALPEKIPAVIIAQHMPPEFTGSFARRLDNEVKHPVYEAENMQEVKSGAIYIAPGGKNLQLKKRAGSVRFNIFEDSNQFSFQPSVDVLLSSVAKLYNKNALGIMLTGMGRDGAEGMKEMRDSGACTLAQDERSSLIWGMPGAAVELDAVTKVLSPTKIVEHISYFIAEDKKLWN, from the coding sequence ATGATTAAAGTCTTAATTGTTGATGATTCTAAATTAATCCAAGAAGTACTAACGTCTCTTTTGTCGATGGATAAAGAGATAGAAATTGTTGATGTTGCGGAAGATCCATTTGATGCGCGTGAAAAAATAAAGCGCCATAACCCAGATGTAATTACACTTGATGTTGAAATGCCAAAAATGGATGGATTAACTTTTCTGGAGAATTTGATGCGCCTGCGCCCAATGCCGGTAGTTATGATATCAACGCTGACACAAAAAGGGGCGGATACAACATTAAAAGCACTTGAGTTAGGGGCTGTAGATTTTATTCCTAAGCCACAAGTAGAAAACATCGAGAAGTTGATGGAAATGAGTTCAGTTGTGATTAATAAAGTAAAAGTTGCAGCAAAGTCTAAAGTTATTCATCATGACGAGTACCATCAGGTCGCTAAAGTAAAGAGCTATCAAAGGCAGGCGAGAAGGCTAGAGGATAAAGTGATTGCTTTTGGCTCTTCAACTGGAGGAGTAACTGTCGTTAATGATATTTTGCTCGCTTTGCCTGAAAAAATACCTGCTGTGATTATTGCCCAGCATATGCCTCCGGAGTTTACAGGCTCTTTTGCAAGGCGCTTGGATAATGAAGTAAAACATCCCGTTTATGAAGCTGAAAATATGCAAGAGGTAAAAAGTGGTGCGATCTATATTGCGCCAGGTGGAAAAAATTTACAATTAAAGAAAAGAGCTGGAAGTGTACGCTTCAATATTTTTGAAGATTCGAATCAGTTTTCATTTCAGCCCTCTGTTGATGTGCTGCTTTCATCCGTTGCTAAATTATATAATAAAAATGCGCTGGGTATTATGCTGACAGGCATGGGCCGAGACGGTGCTGAAGGGATGAAAGAAATGCGTGATTCTGGAGCCTGCACTCTTGCTCAAGATGAAAGATCATCGTTAATTTGGGGAATGCCTGGAGCCGCTGTTGAGTTAGATGCCGTAACAAAAGTGTTATCGCCAACAAAAATTGTTGAACATATTTCTTATTTCATAGCAGAGGATAAAAAACTATGGAATTAA
- a CDS encoding CheR family methyltransferase, whose protein sequence is MYPTDICHKIPPDHLKLWWKEGVGEHGNHIEAGHELRSTVQFEKINLLGAMPFFEKFDVIFCRNVLFYFKEEDQIKVQEKLLKQLKNGGYLVLGNSDKLLITDGLEDVGITVYKKK, encoded by the coding sequence ATTTATCCAACTGATATTTGCCATAAAATACCTCCTGATCATTTAAAACTATGGTGGAAGGAAGGGGTTGGTGAGCATGGTAATCATATTGAGGCAGGGCATGAGTTACGCTCAACAGTGCAATTTGAAAAAATTAACTTATTGGGAGCAATGCCATTTTTTGAAAAATTCGATGTGATTTTTTGTAGAAATGTTTTGTTTTACTTTAAAGAAGAAGATCAGATTAAAGTGCAAGAAAAATTACTTAAGCAGCTTAAAAATGGCGGCTATTTAGTTTTAGGAAATTCAGATAAACTGCTGATTACTGATGGTTTAGAAGATGTGGGAATTACTGTGTACAAGAAGAAATAA
- a CDS encoding CheR family methyltransferase yields MKSLNIPLSGDDFKFIQQLMYDSSGVYIEDGRFDFVHLRLAEIVRLRQLKDFKEYCKILTESREHVQEMVDALTTNLTHFFRESHHFKFLKEVIFSELKENNKVRIWSSACSTGEEAYSIAMEALSYFSLQAGKSIQVLASDIDSKSLQKSRARNLSN; encoded by the coding sequence ATGAAAAGTTTAAATATCCCTTTATCCGGTGATGATTTTAAGTTTATTCAACAGTTAATGTATGACTCTTCTGGAGTTTACATTGAAGATGGCCGTTTTGATTTTGTTCATTTGCGTTTGGCTGAAATTGTTCGCTTGCGCCAACTTAAAGATTTCAAAGAATATTGCAAAATATTGACAGAGTCTCGCGAACATGTTCAAGAAATGGTCGATGCACTGACTACAAATTTGACTCACTTTTTCCGAGAATCTCATCATTTTAAGTTTTTAAAAGAAGTTATTTTTTCCGAATTAAAGGAAAATAATAAAGTAAGAATTTGGTCATCTGCGTGCTCAACAGGAGAAGAAGCATATTCCATTGCAATGGAGGCATTGAGTTATTTTTCTTTACAGGCGGGTAAAAGTATACAGGTGCTAGCCTCTGATATAGACTCTAAATCGCTTCAAAAAAGCAGAGCGAGGAATTTATCCAACTGA
- the cheB gene encoding chemotaxis-specific protein-glutamate methyltransferase CheB — MKKYQPDVVTLDTDMPKMDGLSFLENLMRAAPLPVVMIASQTKQQANEAVRALSLGAVDFIYKPENNFVSEFKKIAPVIIRRVKSAAESNVIYEPLLAEHRKAVGLKLTSEQQQKKLIAIGASTGGTETIRSLLKDLPDNLPAIVIAQHMPASFTAAFAESLSQDLSFPVHEAVDLMTLEPGHIYIAPGGRHLKIKRRGKQYQCQLYTEIEGVTFKPSVDVLFGSVARACGRDAVGIILTGMGSDGAEGLKLMKEQGGFTVAQDQESSVVWGMAGSAVKLGAAVRIAGLREIAGEVVEYLMSNKASL, encoded by the coding sequence TTGAAAAAATATCAACCTGATGTGGTGACTTTAGATACAGATATGCCTAAAATGGATGGCCTAAGTTTTTTAGAAAACTTAATGAGAGCTGCTCCTTTACCTGTCGTTATGATTGCTTCTCAAACGAAACAGCAGGCCAATGAAGCAGTAAGAGCGCTTTCTTTAGGTGCTGTTGATTTTATTTATAAGCCAGAAAATAATTTTGTCAGTGAGTTTAAAAAAATTGCTCCGGTTATCATCCGGCGGGTAAAAAGTGCTGCCGAGTCTAATGTTATTTATGAACCATTACTTGCAGAACATAGAAAAGCAGTTGGCTTAAAGTTAACTTCTGAGCAGCAGCAGAAAAAGCTAATTGCGATAGGTGCATCGACAGGGGGAACTGAGACTATACGCTCTTTACTCAAAGATTTGCCGGACAATTTGCCGGCGATTGTTATTGCTCAGCATATGCCAGCATCCTTTACTGCTGCGTTCGCAGAGAGCTTATCGCAGGACTTAAGCTTTCCAGTACATGAGGCCGTAGATTTGATGACATTAGAGCCTGGCCACATTTATATTGCACCGGGAGGTCGACACTTAAAAATAAAGCGCCGAGGCAAGCAGTATCAGTGCCAACTCTATACAGAGATAGAGGGCGTCACGTTTAAGCCTTCGGTTGATGTATTATTTGGCTCAGTCGCTCGAGCTTGTGGTAGAGATGCTGTTGGTATTATTTTAACGGGGATGGGCAGTGATGGTGCAGAAGGCTTGAAATTGATGAAAGAACAAGGAGGGTTTACCGTTGCCCAAGATCAAGAAAGTTCTGTGGTCTGGGGCATGGCAGGATCCGCGGTAAAATTAGGAGCGGCAGTGCGTATTGCTGGATTGCGTGAGATTGCTGGCGAGGTTGTTGAATATTTAATGTCGAATAAGGCATCATTATGA